GGCGCACCGAGGCATCGTCGTCGATCGCCGACACTACCAGCGCCGGCACGTCCGGAAAGCGCCGGGCGAGCACGGCGAGCAGGGAAAACCCGCTCATGTCGGGCAGGACCAGGTCGATCACCGCGAGATCGAGACTGCCATCGCGCTCGATGATGCCGAGCGCGGCATCGGCGCTGTCGGCCTCGATGCATTCCACCCCCGGCTCCAGCCGCGACAGGCTCTGCGCCATCGCCTCGCGCACCAGCGCGTGATCCTCCACGATCAGGATTTTCGTCATACCCGGCCCTGCTCCCCGATCAGCCCAACGTAATGCGTAAATCATAGCACGAGGCTATCGGAGGCCGATTCGCCCTCGCTCGCGGCTGCCGCCGCACTACCCACGAACGCACGAAGCGCGGAAAATCGCGCCGTTCCTCACCCCGCTCGCAGCCGCCCCGCATGCCCTTCCTCCCACACGCTGCCGCCGTTCGCCCCCCCGCCCGCACCGTCGCGCCGCGCTCTCCGCAGCAGGCCTCGCGGTGATTTCCAATTGGGGGGTCCGGGCGCGGGTCATGCTCGCAGCGGCACTGCCCACCCTGGCGCTGGCCGTGCTGATGACCACCATCTATACCAGCCTGCGCATCTCCGACCTCGACGAAGCGCTCGCCGGGCGCGGCCGCGCCTATGCCCGCCAGCTCGCGGCGGCGAGCGAATACGCGATCCGTTCCGGGAACCGCGCCACCTTGCAGAAGCAAAGCGAAGCCCTGCTCGACGAAGAAGACGTCCTCGCCGTAGGCATTACCGGGCGCAACGGCGAAGTGCTCGCCCTCGCCGGGCACTTCAGCCCCGATCACCCGCCCCTGCCCGACGCCCGCCCCTGGCAGGCTGAAGCGGTCGGCACCCGCACCGCCTTGCGCATCACCGAACCGATCACCGCCAGCGCGCTGCAGCTCGACGATGCCTTTTCCCGCGCTCTGCTTCCCCCTGCACCGCTGGACCACGGCAGCGTCGTCATCGACCTGTCGCTGGCGCGCGTGCATAGCCGCCGCACCGAACTGCTCTGGACCGGCGTCGGCTCGATGCTCCTCGTTCTGCTCGGCGGCCTCGTCCTCGCCAGCGTCATGAGCCGCGGCGTCAGCGGGCCGATCCGCAGCATCGCCGGCACCGTCCTGCGCATCGGCCAGGGCCACCTGTACGAGCGCGTTCCGCCCGGCGGCGGTGGCAGCCTGCGCACCCTGGCCGAAGGCGTCAACGAAATGGCCGCCCGCCTCACCGACGCCCACGCGCGCATGACCCGCGAAGTCGAGGTGGCAACCGCCGAACTGCGCGCACGCAAGGACGAAGCCGAGCAGGCCAACCGTGCCAAGTCCCGCTTCCTGGCCGCGGCCAGCCACGACCTGCGCCAGCCGCTGCACGCACTCGTGCTCTTCGTGTCCGAACTTGCCCGCCAGCCGCTCGACGGCCACAGCCACCAGATCGTCGATCGCATCAGCGCCTCCGCCGAAGCGATGGAGAACCTGCTCGACAGCCTGCTCGACATCTCGCGCCTCGATGCCGGCGTACTCCAGCCCGCGCGCCAGGTGTTCCAGCCCCTGCCGATCCTCGAACGCCTCCTCGGCAGCCAGTCCTCGGTCGCCGACACGCGCGGCCTGCGTCTGCGCCTGCACGCCACCCCGCGCTGGGTCGACAGCGACCCGCTGCTGTTCGAGCGCATCATCGCCAACCTGCTGAGCAACGCCATTCGCTACACCGCCGCCGGCACCATCATGGTCGCCTGCCGCCGCCGCGGCCAGTTCCTGCGGGTGGAAGTGCGCGACAGCGGCTGCGGTATCGCCGCGCAGGACCAGGAAGTCGTCTTCCAGGAGTTCGTTCAGCTCGACAACCCCGAACGCGCCCGCGCCAAGGGGCTCGGGCTGGGGCTGGCGATCGTGCGCCGCCTCGCCGACCTGCTCGGCCACCGCCTCGAATTACGTTCGGCTCTCGGGCGCGGGTCGATCTTCGCCATCGAGCTGCCGCTCGCCCCCCCGCCGCCATTGCTCGCCAATGTCGAAGAAGCGCGCGCCCTCGGCGACATCGAAGGCGTCCGCATCGCCCTCGTGGACGACGACCCGATGGCGCGCGAGGCCATGCACACCCTGCTCGCGGCCTGGGGCTGCCAGGTCACAGCCGACGAAAACGCCGAAGAACTGCTCGCCCGCCTGTCCTCGGGCGCGCCCTCGCCGGAGATCCTGATCACCGACTTCCGCATGCGCGGCACCCTCGACGGCATTGCCCTGATCGCCCACCTGCGCACCGATCCCCGCTACGCCGCGCTGTCTGCCATCCTCATCAGCGGCGACACCGGACCGGACACCCTCGCCCGCGCCCGCAGCGCCGGCCTGCAGCTGCTCCACAAACCCGTGCGCCCGGCACGGCTGCGCGCCCTCATCCACCGGCTGCTGAGCACACCCGAACCGGCCGCTACCGCTGCGCCGCCGCCACGGCAATCGGTTACCATTGACTGACCCTGTTCACCCTGTCGGGAGCACCCAAATGTCTCATGAACACAAGGCCCAGGACCCGCTCGAATTCGTGCGCGGCATGTGGAGCAACATGGGCTTCTCGCTCCCCGGCATGGTCACCCCGACCCTCGACGTCGACGAACTCGACAAGCGCATCGCCGACATGAAAGCCGTCGAAGGCTGGCTGAAAATGAACCTGAACATGCTGCAGATGAGCATCCAGGGGCTCGAAATGCAGCGCGCCGCCCTCGCCGCAGTCAAGGCGATGAGCCAGCAGGCCCAGGCACAATCGGGCGACGGCGACACCGGCACAGCCGACGCCGCAGCCAACCCGTTCGCCAGCGCGGCGGCGATGTGGCCATGGAATCTGATGGGGGGCACTCCGGCCCCCTCTTCCTTCCCCTTTTCCCCGCCCGAAGCCGATCAGCCCCCTCCTGCCACGCCCCCCAAGGGCGGACGGCGCAAAGCCGCACCCGGCAACTAACCCGGCTGCGCCTTCCCGGCGGCACACGCCGGCCCGCCTCCAGCATCCGCAGTCGTTTCGGCCGCGCCGAGCGCAGTTCCGCCGGCCGTCGTCGGCGATGCACCGACGACGGCCGGCGCGTGCGGAATCAGTTCTGCAGCGGGGCTTCTGTTGTCTCGAACGCTGCGATCGGCGCGGCTGTTCGCACCACCCGGGTACACACCTCGAGTACGCTGCACGCATCGCTGGCATCGAGGTCATGCCCCAACACCAGACGGACGTCGGAAATCTGGCCCGCTGTCGGCACCGCGGCGATGCGGGGGCGGAAAGGCAGGAGCGCGGCGAACGACTCGGCCGCTTCACGGTATCCATCCCGGTACTGGATGAACGAGCCGCGCTCGGTGAACGGGCGCTGGTTGGTCAGGCGCGGCCAGGGGACTCCCTCCTTGCCCAACAAAGTCGCCAGCCGGCGTGCCAGCCCGGTGCTGCCGTGACCGTTGGAAATCTCGTAGCTCACCCCGGCAACGGCTGCCGGCTTGGCTACGGTCGGAGATGCTGCGGCCGGTGAAGCCGGAGTTGTCGAAACCACCGCAGACGAAGCTACCGCAGGCGAAGGACTCTGCAGCGCAGGCAGGGATGCGGGGGGCAACGGGGACAATGCCGCGAGTACCAGGGGCTGATCGACAGGCGGCGGAAGCGGGATGACCTCGGCAGCACGTACCCCGGCGCCGGGAGCGCTGACCACCGTCACCGGAGCCGGCGGGGAGGCCGCCCGGAAGTGTGCGGCCTGCGTCCGGTCAGGGCCATTGCGCAGCACATAGACATTGTCGGCCAGCCTTACCACGCTGGCACCTCCACCATCTCGGACCTCTCCGGCCTCCGCCGTTCTCACCGTTATCCGTCCCACGGCCAGACGCGACGATTCCCCGGCCGGCGTTACGGGCGTTGCCGACGCAGCGGAGACAGGAGCCGCCGGCGCGGAAACACGCTCGCCCCGTGCCCGCGCTTCAGCCATCGCAACCTTGTCGTGTTCCCCCAGGCGGCGATACGCCGCGGCCAGGTTGATCCACGCCCGCCGGTTGTCGCCGTCCAGTTCCACCGCGCGGCGCAGTGCGCTCGCGGCCGCGTCTTCGCGCCCGGCGAGCAACAGCGCATAGCCGAGGTTGTTATGCAAATGACTCGCTGCCGGCGCCAGGTCGACCGCCTTCTGCAATGCGGCCAGGCCTTCCTCGAAACGGCCGCGCAAGGTCTGCAGCGCGCCGAGTGCGCTCCAGGCCGTAACCTGCCCGGGCTCGGCCTCGACCGCCTTGCGATACGCGTCCACCGCCTCTTCACCCGCGCCACGCCCTTCGCGGTAGCGCCCCAGCGCGTAATAGCCCGCAGCGCTCGAAGCACCATGGCGCACGGCCTGCACCGGCTCGACTGCCCACGCTTTGTCCGGCATCTTCGGCCCCGTGCTGCAGGCCCCCAGCACCAGGGCGGCCAGCACCGGCTTCAGGTAAATCGCATGATTTTTCATGGCAGAACCTCCCTGCTCAGCCCGTGCCCGCCATCGTCGGCAGCAGCACGCGGTAGATCTGGATCATCGCCGGACCGAGCAGCACCAGCAGCAGCGACGGGAAGATGAAGAAGATCAACGGAAACAGCAGTTTCAACGCGATCTTCGCTGCCGCCTCTTCGGCGCGCTGGCGGCGCCGGGTGCGCAGCATGTCGGAATGCACGCGCAGCGAAGTGGCGATGCTGGTGCCGAAGCGCTCGGCCTGGATGATCATCGCGACGAAGCCTTCGACCTCTTCCACTCCCGTGCGCGCGGCCAGGTTGCGCAGGGCGCGGGCGCGGTCGAGGCCGGCACGTAGTTCCAGCGTCACCAGGTGCAGCTCTTCGGCCAGCGCTTCGCTCTTGTACTGCATCTCGTCGGCGACCCGCACCAGCGCCGCCTCGACGCCGAGGCCGGCCTCGACGCACACCGTCATCAGATCGAGTGCATCGGGAAAGGTCTCGAAGATTTCGCGCTGGCGCAGAAACACCAACCGGCTCAGCCCGATGTTCGGCAAGTAATAACCGACCCCCGCCATAGTCAACACCACCAGCAGCAATTGCTGGAACGACAGTTCCGGCGCCGCAGTCAGCAAGGTGAAATAGACCAGCAAAGGCAGGCCCAGGGCGAGCACGGTCTTCACCCCGAAGTAGGCGTAGGGCACCGAAGGGTGGCGCAAACCGGCGTGCATGAAGCGCAGACGCAAGGCCGACAGCTCGGTGCTGTCTTCCGGGGTAGACAACTTGGCGAAGGGCTTGGTCAGCTTGACCACGCGCTCCACCCAGGCATCCGCGCCGGGCGCAGGCCCCGGCTTGCCGCCGCCGATCGCATCCAGGCGCTCGGCCGTCGGCGAGCGCACGAACAGGCCGAGGACGAAGAAGGCCGCCGCCGTCACGGCGACGAACAGCAGCCCGAGAAACCCGATCTGCACGAAGTCCATGTCCGTCTCCTTCCCAGCGCTGGCGATCCCCGGCTAGACGCGGATGCGGATGATCTTGCGCATCCACAGCACCCCGATCACCATCATCACCAGCGCGCCGTAAATAAGGTTGAGGCCCGCAGGGTCTTCCCACAGCACCTTCATGAAACCCGGGTTGATCAGGTTGATCACGATCGCCACCACGAACGGCAGCGAGCCCAGGATCCACGCCGACAGGCGCCCTTCCGCCGACAGCGTGCGGATTTCGCCATACAGCTTCAGGCGGGCGCGGATGATCGACGAAATGTTGTCGAGGAGTTCGGCCAGGTTGCCGCCGGAGTCGCGCTGAATCAGCACCGCGATCACGAAATAGCTCAGATCGGTGCTGTCGGTGCGCGCCGCGAGGTTGAGCATTGCGGTCTGCTGCGGCACGCCGTAGTTCATCTCGTCGAACAGGATCCTGAATTCGCCGGCGATCGGGTCCTTCATCTCGTCGGCGACCATCTTGATCGCGGTCGGAAAAGCATGGCCCGCCCGCAGCGCACGCCCCATCAGGTCGAGCGCTTCGGGCAGTTGCAGCTCGAAGCGCTTCAGGTGCTGGGTGCGCGCCCGCATCACATACAGGGTCGGCAACATGCCGAGCACGCCGGCGCCGATGATGCCGAACACCAGCGGACGCTCGAGCAGCAGCGGCAGCACGAAGCCGATCAGCGCGAGCACCGCCGTCCACCCCAGCAGCTGCGCCAGCGTCAGATCCACCCGCGACTGCACGACCAGCCGATTCAGGCCGTGCAGGCGGGGAATGGCGTCCAGAATCCGGTCGCCGGCAGCCGAACCGGTCGCGCTCTGCGTTTTGAACAAAGGGGTCGCATGTGCACCGCTTCGCGCCGCGCCGCCAGTCGCGGCATCGGCCAGGCGCTGATGCAGACGCCTCACCTCGGCACTGCGGGTGGCGTTCCACCACAGAAAACCGCCCTCCAGGAACAGCACCACGGCGATGAACACGGCCAGTGCGAACAGCAGGGTCAGGATGTCCATGGCGGCTTCACTCGTAATGTCGACTCGGGTCGAACATGTCTTCGGCCAGGCGGATGCCGAAGGCGCGCAGGCGTTCGGCGAAGTGCGGGCGCACTCCGGTCGCCGAGAAGAAGCCCTCGACCACGCCGGCATCGTTGATCCCTTGCTGGCGGAAGGAGAAGACCTCCTGCATCGTGATCATGTCGCCTTCCATGCCGGTGATCTCCTGGATGCTCACTAGCTTGCGCTTGCCGTCGGTCAGGCGGTTCACCTGCACGATCACACCGATCGCGCTGGCGATCTGGGCGCGAGCGACTTTCTGCGGCAGATTCACCCCCGCCATGCCGAGCATGTTTTCCATGCGTCCGAGCGCGTCGCGCGGCGAGTTGGCGTGCACCGTCGTCATCGAGCCTTCATGGCCGGTATTCATCGCCTGCAGCACGTCGAAGGCCTCGCCCCCGCGCGTCTCGCCGAGGATGATGCGGTCCGGGCGCATGCGCAGCGCATTGCGCACCAGCGCGCGCTGGGTCACTTCACCCTTGCCCTCGATGTTCGGCGGCCGCGTTTCCAGCCGCACCACATGCGGCTGCTGCAGTTGCAGTTCGGCCGCATCTTCGATGGTGACGATGCGCTCGTTGGCCGGAATGTACGCCGACAGGATATTGAGCAAGGTCGTCTTGCCGCTGCCGGTACCGCCCGAGATCAGGATATTGACCTTCGCCCGCACCAGGTCGGCGAGCAATTCGCTCATCGCCGGCGTCAGCGATTTGTAGTCCAGCAGCCGGTCCATGGTCAGCGGGATCGCGGCAAAGCGGCGGATCGACACCGACGGCCCGTCCAGCGCCAGCGGCGGAATGATCGCGTTCACCCGCGAACCGTCCGGCAGGCGCGCATCGACCATCGGGCTCGATTCGTCGATCCGCCGCCCCACCCGCGACACGATCTTGTCGATGATCTTCATCAGGTGGTCGTCGTCGCTGAACGCGATATTGGTCAGCTCCAGCTTGCCGTGGCGTTCCACATAGACCTGCTGCGAACCGTTGATCAGGATGTCCGACACGGTAGGGTCAGCAAGCAGCGGCTCGATCGGCCCCAGGCCCAGCATCTCATGCTGGATGTCGCGCACCAGGTCGCGGCGCTCGGTAGTGTTGACGACGATGTTTTCTTCGGTGAGCAGGCGCTCCACCATCAGGCGCAGTTCTTCGCGCAGGCGGTCGGGCTCGAGCCCTTCCATCGCTTCGAGGTCGATGCGCGACAGCAGCAACTGGTGGATGCGCATCTTCAGGGCCTGATAGACCCGGCCCGTGCCGGGCTCGGGCGAGGCGGGCGCGCGTGCGGTCGTTTCCGGCGTGACCGATTCCAGGCGTTGACGCAGACTCATTTCAGCCTCCCCTGTTCTTCAACGAAACCGCGTCCTCAGTGAGTCGAGAACAATCGCGACAGCCAGCCCTTTCCTTTCAGCGCCGAAGACGTATCAAGCGCTGTGGCGATCTCGCGCAGCGCCTTCGAGACCGGGCTGTGTTTTTCCAACCGGGCGATCGCCTGCCCCTGGTTCACCGACGCGGCAACGGACTTGTAGCAATTCGGCACGGTCTTGAAAACTTTCGCCCGGACGGTGCGTTCCAGGTCCTCCAGCCCGATCTCGCTGCTCTTTTCGTAGCGATTAACGATCAGGCCCACCTTCGACTGCGGATAACCGAGAGAGGTGAAGACATCGACCAGGCGCCGGGCTTCGCGGATGAAGGGCATGGTCAGCTGCACCACGGGCAATATCTTGTCCGCCATGTCGAACAGCTGCAGGCTCACGGTGTCGAGCGTCCGTCCGACATCGACGACAACGAAGTCGTGACTCGCGCGCGCCACCTTCAGGATCGCCTCGACGTGCCTGGCCTTGATGTCCGTCGCGTGAGCGGGGTCGTCCGGCGCGGCCAGCAGGCCGAAGCCGGGAACGATCTCGATCATCGCCGAATCCAGCAGATCCGCATCGAGGCGGTGGATTTCCTGGCACAGCTGTGCCAGATCGCTCACCGGCTTCTCGTTGGTCAGGTACATCGAAGCGTCACCGAACTGCAGGTTGAGGTCGATCATCGCCACCCGTTTTCCGTGCTCGACCGCCAGCACCCAGGCCAGGTTGGTGGCCAGAAAAGTCGCGCCGCTGCCGCCCTTGCACGAGGTCATGGCGATGATCTGCCCCTCCACCGCCGGTGCCGCGCCGCGCTTGCGCGCGATCCGTTCGATCGCTCCGCTGAGCGCATCGGCCTGCACCGGGCTGGGCAGCACTTCGCGCACTCCGGCACGGAAGGCGCGCAGCAGGAAATCCGACGAAGTATCCGAAGAGATGACGATCGGTTCGATCTGAGGATGACGCAGAGCCAGTGATTCGAGCGCTCCGAGATTGTCCGGCGCGAAGGCGTCAAGCACCATCACGTCGGGCACGACACCGTTGATCGTGCCCAGAGGCTGGCTCGGGTCGCCATAGCCGACGGCGATGTCCATCGTCCTGTCCGGCTGTGCCAGCATCGACCGCAGCCGTTCTGCGCCTTCCTGGGAGTCGGAGAGGATTTTGATTTTCATCGCATTGATCTCATTGATGCGTTCAGTTGCATACCGGATTTCCCGCGCTATCCATTCCTTCGAACGGGAGCGTGGTCTGAAAAGGCGGCAGCGGAACGGCGAGCGACACAAAAGGGATCAGCGTCTGATGAGTATAGTTCGACAGACTCACACGCACCGACGACCCGAGGTATTCCACCGAGATCGTTGCCGTCATGAAGCCCGGCAGCCTTTCACGCATTCGCGTTTCGATGATCGGATCATCCTTGGTACAGACCACTGCCAGCCGCGCCCCCAGGCGAGTGGCCTCAGTTGCGGCATTCCAGGCCCACAGCATCCGGCCCATTTCCATGACACCGATCAGGATCATGAAGAACACGGCCGCCACAATGGCAAACTCCACGGCTGTCGCGCCACGCTGATCTTTAAATATTCGACAGGTGCAGATCTTCATAGCTGCGACCTCATCGTGATCGAGATATTTCCGAAGGTGATATCCGGCATCACGAACTCGACAACCGAATTGTATGGATAACCGCTGATTGCAACCGTTACCGTGTTGATCGTGCCCGTGCCGGTCGTCAGCGAACCCTCTGCCACCTGAACCAGGCCCGTGCTCAAGCCGGGCGCCAGCACGGCGCCGGTGCAGCCTTCATTGCCATGGACCGCAATACACTTCGCAGCACCATGCGCAGCAGCATCTCCTGGCGTCTGCCGCGTCAGGTAACGCGCGGCATCACGCACCGATTTTGTCAGCGCGTTGTACGTGTACATTGCGCGGCCGAACTCGGTAATGCCGAAGCCCAGGAGCAACAATGGAACCAGCACGATTGCGAGTTCGACCGCAGCAACGCCGCGCATGGATTTGCGCATTTTGCTCCCCTCTCATTGGACCAGTGTTGGCACTGCAGGCCCTTGTGCAGTCGAGCTCCCGGGAAGGCCATACGTCACGCAGGGGCTACCCGGCATGTTGGACAACCCGAGGTATTCCATATAGATGGTGTCGTGCGGCCCCGTAATCGGGTGCAGCATCAGCATGCAGGCCCAAGCCTGAATATCGACCACCTGGCTGCTTGCCCAATCCTCGCAGGGGACAATCGGCACAGTCACCAGTCGGCGATTGGCTCCCTTTGCCCCGTGGGTGGCTGTCGATGAGCTTTTATAACTATTTCCCAGTCCAAGGCCACTGAGATCGTCTCCCTGGTATGGTGTATTAGCCGCTCTTTTAGATTTGAAATCATCATAGGCATCCGATTTTGCATGCCAACTTTGTGTCGCTGCTGGATCTTCCGCATAGGTGTAAGCATAGCCAGTCCAATCCGGTGTGGCGCTATCCGCATTGCTTGCACCCTTGTACAGTCCAAAACGTGTATTCCAGCCTTTTTCAAGACTCTGGACCTTTCCGCTCTGCCCAACTTGTGAATCGGTCGACAATTCGCATTGCCCCTCTCCCTCGAACAGGTCGGAGAGTTCGGAAGCGCCACCTTCAGGCGGTGAAAAATCGATCCAGTTGAAACTGCCGGTCTGCCCTTCTCCGGCCTCATATACTCCATCCTCATACCACTGACCGATCACGTGACCATATCCATCTTCATCCGCTGCAGCGCCCTTGGTGCACAAGCCCACGGGGATGGCACAGTTGGTTTGCGCCGGCCGCAACGTGGCGGTCGCCAAAGCAGCAACCGTCTGCTCCCCAAAACCGAGAACCTGCATGAACCAGGGCTGGATCCCGTCCTCGGCGATCGTGCAACGCACGAACTTCGAATCGCCACCTGCGCTCCCGGCGTTCACCCACGGCCCATCCAGCGACGAAGAAAATTCCACCACGATATCGTCTGCAGATATCACATGACCCTGAAAGTCGACACTGTTCTCGGTGCCGACCAACTTTCCGGCATTCTCTCCATGGGGAAACGAATCCGACGGTATCGGCGACCCGGCCAGCTCGAATGCCGCCGCCAGTGCACAGGCATCGGCAGCGTTCTGCAGCTCCGTCTTATTCAGATACAAGCGCCCGCCGTCCAGCGCCAGCCCGGCGAATCCGACCAGCACGACCATCGCCAACCCGGTGATGATGGCCACCGCGCCGCGCTGTTTATTGGGCCCTGAGTCGCGAAACCGCATGATCGGATCCTCCTTTCAGCTCGACAACCGCTCACTGCTCGACACCGCCGAAGTTAATGGTTATGCCCGACTGAGTTATGCCAGACTGTTTGCCGGACTCAGTCTTGTCAAAGCTTTTGGCATACCCGTTCATCGCCCCCTGGGCGGCCTTGCCGTCGACGCCGCTCACCATATCGGTGCTCTGCGAGGCCATCGGGTCGATCACCTGCTGGGCGGCAGTCACCCTGGCCGCTTCGCCGAAGCGCGCGTCCCAGGCCGGCGAGGTGGACATGCAGCCGCTCAGGCCCAGCAGCAGCGCAGTGACAGCAAGATTTGCGAAAGTACGCATGATCGGCTCCTCAAGGGGTCGGTTCGAAACCACCGCCGGCATCCGGACTCGAGGCGGATGGCAGCCCCTTTTCCCCGGCGGGAGTAGGCGCGGGCCCGCTGCCTTCGGTACGTCCGTACAGCATGAGATCGCTGCGACTAGGCGGCACGTAATTGTCCGTGGGCAAGGCATAGTCGGGCGGCAGCGGTTTGACCAGGCGCGGGGTGACGACGAACACCAGCTCGGAACGGTCGGTCTGGAATTCGGTGCTGCGGAACAGCGCCCCCAGCACCGGGATCTCGCCCAGGAAGGGGAAGGCATTGATGTTGGTGGTGACGTTGTTCTTGATCAGACCGCCGATGGCAAAGCTCTGTCCATCGCCCAGTTGCACGGTGGTGGATGCACGCCGCTTGGTGAATGCCGGCAATATTGCTGCGCCGCTGATATTGGGCGCGCTCAGCCCTGCCCCTTCCCGGTTCAGCTCCGAGACTTCGGGATGGACCTCGAGATTGATCCTTCCACCCTCCAGCACGGTGGGAGTGAATCGCACCGAAACGCCGAATTCCCGCTCTTCCAGTTCGACACCGCCATCGTCGTCCGCCACCGGAATGAAG
The window above is part of the Thauera aromatica K172 genome. Proteins encoded here:
- a CDS encoding pilus assembly protein TadG-related protein; this translates as MRFRDSGPNKQRGAVAIITGLAMVVLVGFAGLALDGGRLYLNKTELQNAADACALAAAFELAGSPIPSDSFPHGENAGKLVGTENSVDFQGHVISADDIVVEFSSSLDGPWVNAGSAGGDSKFVRCTIAEDGIQPWFMQVLGFGEQTVAALATATLRPAQTNCAIPVGLCTKGAAADEDGYGHVIGQWYEDGVYEAGEGQTGSFNWIDFSPPEGGASELSDLFEGEGQCELSTDSQVGQSGKVQSLEKGWNTRFGLYKGASNADSATPDWTGYAYTYAEDPAATQSWHAKSDAYDDFKSKRAANTPYQGDDLSGLGLGNSYKSSSTATHGAKGANRRLVTVPIVPCEDWASSQVVDIQAWACMLMLHPITGPHDTIYMEYLGLSNMPGSPCVTYGLPGSSTAQGPAVPTLVQ
- a CDS encoding pilus assembly protein: MRTFANLAVTALLLGLSGCMSTSPAWDARFGEAARVTAAQQVIDPMASQSTDMVSGVDGKAAQGAMNGYAKSFDKTESGKQSGITQSGITINFGGVEQ